In the Clostridium sp. 'White wine YQ' genome, TTCCTTACTAAATTTTAATAATAATTGCATGAAAAGTACTTAAATACTGTTTACACTCACTAATATCTATACTTAATTTTGAATTATAATTTTGTGAGCAATTTCATATTATACCTATTCATCAGAAGTTAAAATAGCATTTCTTCCAACGTTTCTACCCATACCTTTAATTCAATTATTTATCACGTTAGGAGGTTTTTTTTCTTACTAAACGTAAAAAGAAGTTAAAAGTACTATTTTCCTTTTAACTTCTCCTCTGCAGAAAAAATATATAAATCTTGTGTAAACATTCCCTCATTAATAAATGTATTTAGGTTCATTTTTGGATTCTTATCCACTATAGATTTTAGTATATAAAGACCTAATCCTCTATTTTCACCTTTAGTAGAATATCCTCTATCATAAATTTTATCCATATTCAATTCTTGTTTTTTAAATGTATTAGCTACTGTAATATTTAAGTTATTATCAATCGCTTCCACATAAATTTCTAATTTTTTATGTTCATTTTTTAATACTTCCTCTAATGCATTTTCTAATATTATTCCCATAACTCTAGAAAATTCCATTTCAGATATATTACATTCCTTTATTTTTCCTATAGTTATTAAGCTTACTTCTATATCTTTCTTAATACTTAACATTATATAATATGAAAGAATAGATTTTAAAGGTATATAATTTATATCTTTCAAATTCAGGAAGGCATCATAACTTTTATCCCCTACCACTTCTCTACTTAATTTATCTAATAGATCATTTTCTTTTAAGTTATCCATTCCAATGCCTAAAACTATGTTTTTATAATCATGTTTAAACTCTCTATATTTCTCCACTAACTTCTCTATGGTATCTATGTATAGGGTTAATTCCTTAATCTTCTTTTCTTTTTCATTTAGTTCTAATTCATCTTTTATATTCTGAATGTCTAGTTTATTATTTATAATGTAAAACATTAAGATAAAAAAGTTTATCGAAACAAATATGATTAATTTAATTCCGTAGTTAATATTTAAATCATTTATTATTTTTATCAATATATTAATAAGAATGATTATGTATATGCCATTAAAGTTTCTTTCTTTCACATTATCATCTGGAAAACTCAAAGGAATATATCTCCTAAATAACCCAAATGCTAATAAGATTGCTAAATAAATTAATATAAAACTATAATTAATAGGATGTAATAAAATATTAAAATTAAATATATCTGCTATATTTATTTTATAATCTAAAATAAGTACTATACCTGAACTCATATAATAGGACATGAGAGTAATTAACTCTACAAAAAAGGAAAGTTCCAAATTCCTTCTGAAGTTCTTGCCAATGCAGAAATAGGTTATTATATAATTGCAAAACCATACAAATATAAATGATAAAAGGTTATCAGCTAAAAACTGCATAACACTTGGTTTAATAAGCATCACTATTATTATTGCAAAAATACCATTTAGTTTAATATTTATCTTTTTATCAGAAAAAGCATAAATAAGATAGGTTTGAACTAATGTGGTTGCTACTGTGTAAAGCATGATCGTATCTCCTTCTCTCTTCTCTTAGAAACAATCTCCCTTATACCACCAGTAAGAACTACATATAAATCCTCATTAACATCTTCAATCATTTTAATATGTTCTTTATTAACAATTATGCTTCTATGAATTTGTATAAATTGATTTGAAAGTTCTTCTTGAATTTCCTTTAGAGTTAAATTCACGCTTATTTCCTTATTTATTGTATATATAATAATCTTCTTTTTACTCTTATCAGTTCCAATACAAATAATATCTGAGGGTTTTATAATAAATACATTTCCACCAACCTTAAATATTAAAGATTCATTCTCAATCTTATCTTTATAAATTTTAATATATGTATTAAGTGCTTCTCTTATAGAATTTTCCATGTCAAAGCCTTTGTCTATAAAGTCTAATATTTTCAGCTTATATTTAAATACGCTTTGCATTTGATGTACATAAGAAGTAACATATATCATTTCTCCTTTATATTCATCAATATTTCTTATCTCTCTTCCTAGCATTAACCCATTTTTGTCCTGTTTCAAATCAATATCTAAAATATAAAGGCAATCTTCATAGGATTTTAAAGATTTAATATATTTTATTGCCTCTTCATAGATATTAAATGCTTTGATATTACATTCCAAGCCTCTCTCTCCAAATACAAGTTTTGCTATTTGAGAAATTTTTACTATATATTCTTTTCTATCTTCACATATAATTATGTTCATAAAAATCACCACTCTACATTTTTATAATATAATGATACCTCTTTTCTCAATTTTTGAAAATAAAAAGGAACTTACTACTGAAAAGAGCAAGTCCCTTGTTTTTTATTTTATGTTTACTTAATAACTTATTTAGTTTATTTATTCTTCTTAAATAGTGATTTCACAGCTCGTTTTACCACATCAAAAAAGCTTAACGAAGAAACCATATGCTCTGGATCAATATAATTTCGAACAGTACGAAGTACCTTTTTTGCATCTTTTGAGGCAAAAGTATATGTACCATTTTTCTTTGTTCTGATTGCATATCTTGGAATCCATTTTCCTTTAAACATTACAGATGCAATGACATAGTCAACCTCTTCCCAAGGAATTTGAATAAACTTGCGTGTATCACGAGAATTATAGAATTCGAAACCCTTGTCGCCAATCATGAGTTTACCATAATCTGAAAAACCCGTAAATGCTGTTGCTTCAATTACTAAATCTACTTTTGTATTGAGTGATTCAACCATCCGATCTACCTCTTTTCTACTTATACAAAAATTTATTACTATCATTATATATTCTTTATATATTACTATCAAGTGTTTGAAAGTAGATAAACTTAACACATATATTACCAATCTATATTATTAGTATTGTACCAATTATTTTTTACTCTACTTTAACTACTCTATATGTTAATAAAAGCCCAGGCTAAAAAGCCTAGGCTAATTTTTAAATATTACATTAATCCGATTAAGTGGAAAACAATACCAATTACAAATAATCCTAGAATCATAACAATTGGAGATACTTTCTTCTTAAGTAACCACATACAGATAAGTGTGATTATTAATCCTGCAAGTCCAGGAATTAATGAATCTAAGTTACCTTGTAAAGTTGTTACCTTAGTATCAGTTAATGCCATACCTGATCCTTGTTGTAATAGAGCTTGTTGAATTCCAGCAGCTCCATCAGGAAGCTTGCTCCAATCAATGAATGCTCCATCACTTAATTTAACTGATGATACTACTGGTGCAAATCTAACAGATACCCATCTGTTAACTAATGATCCTAATATGAACATACCAAGGATAGATGCTCCTTTTGTAATATCTTGTAATAAACCACCAGTTAAATCTTCACTGATACGAGATCCTGCTTTGTAACCGAACTCTTGTGTATACCACATAAATGCCATACGAATTATGTTCCAAGCAAAGAAGAATATGAATGGTCCAATAATGTTACCGCTAATAGCAAGTGAAGCAGCTAATGCTCCTAATATTGGTCTTACAGTAAACCAGAATACTGGATCTCCGATACCAGCTAAAGGTCCCATCATACCAACCTTAACACCTTGAATAGTTGCGTTATCGATTGGAGCACCATTTGCACGTTCTTCTTCTAATGCTAATGTTACACCAATAACTGGTGAAGCTACATATGGATGAGTGTTGAAGAACTCTAAGTGACGTTCCAACGCTGCAGTTCTTTCTTCTTTAGTCTTATATAATCTTTTGATTGCTGGAATCATTGCGAATGCCCAACCACCGTTTTGCATTCTTTCATAGTTCCAAGAACCTTGAAGGAAAGCTGAACGCCACCAAACAGAAATACGATCTTTTTTAGTTAATTTTAAATCTTTTGCCATTTTCGTCCTCTCCCTTCTTAGTATCTATCTATAAGATCCCCTAATGGATCTCCAGTATTTGAACTTCCGCCGTTGCCGCCTTGTTTACTTAATGCTAAGTAAAGAAGAGCTAATGCAACACCTAAAGCACCTAATCCGATAAGTGTAATTTGTGAAACTGTTGCTAATACAAAACCTACTGCAAAGAATGGCCATACTTCTTTTGTAGCCATCATGTTGATTACCATTGCATAACCAACAGCTACAACCATTCCACCACCGATTGCTAAACCACCTGTTAACCAAGTAGGCATAGCGTCAAGTAATGAACGTATTGGATCAGCACCAATTGCTAATATTAAACCAGCAGGAATTGCTATACGTACACCTTGTAAGCAGATAGCAGCGATTTGCCACATTTCAACAGCTCTGATATTTCCTTCTTTTGCAGCTGCATCCATGAAGTGTACAAATGCTGTAGCAATAGTACGACAAATAATTGTTAATAATAAACCTGCAACTGCTAGAGGAACAGCTATAGCGATTGCTGAAGCAACTCCCTCTTTACCTTGTCCACCAAGAACTAAAATAATTGCGGATGCAACAGATGCTAATGCTGCATCAGGTGCTACTGCAGCACCGATATTTGCCCAGCCTAAAGCGATCATTTGAAGAGTACCACCTAGGATAAGGCATGGTAATAAATTTCCTGTAGCTAAACCGATTAATGTACAAGCTATTATTGGTTGATGGAATTGGAATTCATCCAATATACCTTCTACACCAGCTAGAAATGCTACAATGATGACTAATATTATTTGAATTATATTTAAAGTCACGATTATTAAACCTCCTTTTGTCTAAATAATTAGATTTCTTAAATAATTAAATTATTTAAGTTTAGCTAATTCTTCTTGTGCTTTTTTTAGTATTTCGTCCATATTTCCTTTTGAATCATTTGGTACTTTACGAACGTCAAAGTTTAGTCCAGCTTTTTTAAGTTTATTGAATGTATCAATATCTACTTGATTAAAAGCAAGTACTTTATTTGGTTGAACTTTACCTAAAGAGTGAGCCATTGAACCAACATTGATTGTCTTCAAAGGTACTCCACCTTCTACTGCTCTTAGTACATCCTCTGGATTTTCAAAAAGAAGCATAGCACGTTGTCCACCAAAATGTTGATCATCTTTTGCAAGCTTGATCATATGATCTACTGGTACAACATGAGCCTTAACTCCTGGAGGAGCAGCTTGTGTAATTAAGTTCTTACGAAGTTTGTCTCTTGCAACATCATCTGACACAACAATGATACGTGTAGGTTGCATAGCTTTTGTCCAAGCAGTTGCTACTTGTCCATGAAGCAAACGAGAGTCGATTCTAGCTAAAACATACTCGAATGATCCAGGTGCACCTGCATTAGATTGTTGAGCTGAGGCTTGTGAAGTTCCACCAGTAACTGGTTCTAATGTTTCTGGTTTAACCTTGATTCCTTCTTTAGCTGATTTTAAAATAGATGCTGCAATTTCATGTGCAGATTCATTTGAAAGACGTAAACCATAAGCTTCAATCAACATTGGAAGATTTAAACCGGCTACAATAGCCCATTTATCTTTGTGTTCTTCAAATAGAGAGTTTGCTTGGTTGAATGGAGTACCGCCCCAAAGATCAACTAAGAATAAAACCTCATCTTGCTTGTCAAAAGATGCGATTGCTTCTTTCATTTTTGCTTTTAGATCATCAGGTCCTTCACTTGGCATCAACGTAATAGCTTTAACGTTTTCTTGTTCTCCGAAAATCATCGTACCAGATTGCAAGATGCCTTTAGCAAATTCACCGTGACTAGCAAGAATAATTCCTACCATTTTTACTTATACCTCCTAATTTTTATTTGCTACAAAAACAAAAGGCATGAGCATTATAAAATAAAACAAAATACATATTGTTTGAATTTCATTACACTGCTTGTACATTGAATTAAATTAATTAAAAAACATCATAATACCCTTATAAAGCTGTACAAAACACAATGAGTACAAATCAATATTAAATTATTTTATTTACTTTGATAACGCCTAGTTGAATTAGTAACATGCTTGATATTATTATTTATTATTACTTTGTAATCTACTTAGGAACCGCTATTTAACTATTCCTAACTTGACTACGTTTTCATAATAACACTTTTTTTTATAAATTTCAAGGTATTAAATCATATTATTTTATATTATTTTTTATTATTCAATATTTGTTAATATTTCTGAACCAATCACTTTCTAATTTTCAGAATATTCTAAATATTGATAATTTTCCGTCTAAAACTGTCATATTGAGAATATGCTATGAAACTTGAAAAAAATATGACCGCTTGTAAGTAGCTTTTAAGTTACTTACAAACGGTTTAAGTGAGTTCACAAAAAAATTCATAATTAGAGTTTCTAATATCTTTAGAAATTAGTTCAAAGTTATATAGAGATGCTATTTCTTTTTGATAGCTACACGCCATACCTCTGGTCCTTGCTCAAGATATTCCCATTCAAATTGTTCAGTATATTCTGCTAAAAATTGATAATGTAGTGGTCTTGGATCATGGTCATTTAATAGCTCCATTTCTTCTCCACTCACTAAATTATTAAAAGTATCAAATATTACAACATGCTTTTCCCTTGGTGGATATATACGTGCATCTACTTGTGCTTTAAATCTTGACATAATTCTACCTCCAATATAGATAATTTATAGTATATATATTATCTATAAATAGAGAAACTTTATGTGATTTCAATCACATGTGTGCATCATAGTTCTTAGAATAATATATTTCTTCTAAAAAGTATACACTAAAATCCACCCTCAAAAACAAGAAAAACCCTTCAATTCAAGGGTTTTCCATTGTGTACTTTGGATTACTCTCCTATTACCTTTTCTTGCTCTCATTATTAGCAAAAAAACTTTTGCTAAAATAAGAACAGTTTTTATTGCCAATATGAAGTCATTGAACTTAGCCTTAAAAAGTGTTATGCTATCAAAGTTAAACTTAATATAATATCTTTACTATACAAATAACAAGTGTAACATAGTAATTTAAAAAATATATTGAAGAGCTTATTTCTATAGGCTCTTTTTTAGTGATAAAGAGAGGTAATAACGTGATAAAAGTTGATAATTTGTCCTATTCGTTCCCCCAAAAAGATTTATTTAATAACATTTCATTTACATTAGAAGATGGTAATCATTGTGCTTTTATAGGAACAAACGGTAGCGGAAAAAGTACACTGATAGATATAATTATGTATCCAGAAAAATATATGTTCGATGGTAGTTTAGAACTATCCCCTAATTGTAGAATTGGTTATGTAAGTCAATTCTCACATTTGGACAATATAGAAGAAATTACTGTTTTTGATTATATAGCAGAAGATTTTATTAAATTACAAAATGAAATAACATCTATTTGTACTGAAATGGAAACATCCTCTGATATTGATACTTTACTAGAAAAGTATCAACAAACTTTAGATGCATTTGATGCAATTAATGGTGCCGACTACGAAAACAACATTAATAAGAGCCTAAATCTTGCAAACTTAATAAAGTATAAAGATTTAATGATATCTGAGCTTAGCGGTGGGCAGTTCAAGCTTATTCAAGTAATCAAGGAAATGCTAAACTCTCCAGACTTAATGATTATGGATGAACCTGATGTATTTTTAGACTTTGATAATCTTAAAGCACTTAAAGATCTAATTAATTCACACAAAGGAACAATGTTAATTATTACGCACAGCAGATATCTATTGAATCACTGTTTTGACAAGATTATTCACCTAGAAAACATGGAGCTTCAAGAGTATGACGGAAACTTTATTGATTATAACTTCTCATTACTCGAAACTAAAATTGAATTACAAGAGCTAGCTGCTTCTGATAATGAAGAATTTGAGAGAAACGAAAAGTTAATAAAAAAACTAAGAGATATAGCAACTGACAATGCTGAAGCTTTTAGAGGGAGAACCCTAAGAGCTAGAGTTAAATATCAAGAAAGATTAGAAAAACGTATGATTAAAGCACCATTTGTAGATATTAAGCAACCGAATATACGTTTATCTACATATAATGTGCCCGAAGAAATTGTTGCTTTAAAAGTTAAGGATTATAGCATCTCCTTTGACGATTTGCTTCTAGAAAATGTTAACTTTGAGATTAAATCTACTGATAAAATAGCCATTATCGGTTCAAATGGTACCGGTAAAACAACCTTACTTCAAGAAATATATAAAAATAATCATGATTCTATTGAAATAAATGAAAATGTTAAAATAGCTTATTTATCTCAGCTTCAAGGCAAAACACTAAATGAATCTAATACGATACTTGAAGAATTTTTTGATGCTGGCTTTAAAACCTATGATGATATTAAAGCTCATATTTCAAACTATGGTTTTGAAGAAGAAATGATTAATCAAAAGATAGGATCTTTATCTGGTGGAGAAAAAAATATACTTCAATTGGCTAAAATCTCTGATAGTAAAACAAACATGTTACTTCTTGATGAGCCTACAAGTCATTTAGACACCTATTCACAAATAGCATTAGAGAAAGCCATATCAAATTATCAAGGCGCGATACTTATGATTTCTCATGATTTCTATTCTATAGTTAACTGTATGGATTTTGTTTTAATCATTGAAGATAAGACAATTAGAAAAATGAATATGCGAAAATTTAGAAAGATGATTTATGCTAAGCATTTTAGCTTAGACTATTTAGAAATAGAACAAAAGAAAAAATTAGTTGAAATAAGAATAGAATCTGCTTTAAAAAATACTGATTTTACGCTTGCAAAAGATTTATTAGAAGAGTTAGAAGCGCTGATTAAATTACTCTAAATTAATTGATTATAAAGAGGCTCACTTAATCCCCATCTAACATCTGCGCGATATATAATTTCCTAATTACTGAATACACAGTACTCAGTAACAAATAAAGGCCCTAGACTGATTAATTAGTCCAGGGCTTTATTACTATTATACTTATCTTTATGATAATGAAAGAATAATCTTATATAGAACATATCCTATAGGAAATAAAATGAATATAAGTCCTAAGATTATTGAGCTTGTATTAAATAAAGGTTTTGATACACCATTTTTTGTTTCCATCTGCTTTAAGTATATTTTATCCATTGCTACCCCTGTACCACCAATAATTATGAGAGATATTCCTATAAAACAACTAAATGCAATAAGAATTCCAATTATAGCCGCTAAATACGGTAAAATAAAAAAGAACATCAGGCCACCTCCATCAAAATCTATTCAAAATAAATACTCCTGCAATCAAATAGCACAAAGTAATTAAAATACCCACCCACATATGTATGGCTGAAAGTAACCAATAACTAACTTTTACTTTTTTATCATCTGTATCGAAAAGTTTGCTCGCCTTCATGCCCTTATAGCCTCGTACTATTGCAATGATAGCCAGAACTAGAGCAACTACAAGTGCTAAAAGAATAAGTGCATTTCCTAGTTGTATCATCTTCGTCCCCCTTTTCCATAAAGATTATTATTATTTCGGATTGATATATCTTCACAATATATAGATAATCTGTTGCTTACATTTTTCCATAAGGTTAAGTTAACTACATAACCATTATAACACAATATTTCATTATATGAATAAAATGGAAACTTAAGAAGGGTTATTAGATGATAGATTGATTTTTATCATTCATTTTACTTTTGCCATAACTTTAACGCAATATTCTTTTACACCTACAACACCATTGCTTTTATATACTTTATTTAAATCACTACCAATTCCACCACAATCTGCTCCAGCTTGTATCCATTCACTTATATTATCCTTATTTACTCCGCCAGTAGGCATTATATTAATATCTGGAAATATTGATTTTGCTGCTCCTATAAATCCTTTTCCAACAACACTTCCTGGAAATAGTTTTATAAATCTTAATCCTAATTTATAAGCTTTGTTTACTTCTGACATTGTCATTAGCCCAGGAATTATTAATGCCTTTCTTTGACTCGCATAACTTATTATTTCTTCATCAATGCAAGGTGAAACAATAAAATCAGCATTATTATCGATGCACTCATCTACAGCATCTTTAGTTAAAACAGTTCCTGCTCCAACATACGTACCTTTATATGCTTCTTTTAATTCTTTTATGAGCTTTGGTGCATTGGGTACACTCATAGTTATTTCTATAATCTTCATTCCACCGTCAATAGCTGCCATACTAATTTCCTTTGCTTCTTCATATGTATTAGTTCTAATAACAGCTACTGCTTTTTCTTCTTTTAAAATATTATAAAGTTCTTCAAACATTATTTACACATCACCTTTTATTTATAACTTTATTTAAGGTTATTCTATTGCTATCTTTTTACTTTGTTCTTATATTTTGAGGATTATTGTTCTAACGCTCTATTTTTTTTGCTTGTCCTAAATGTACTAAAACATCATCATAATAAGGTAATCCTTCATTATCACCTTCGACACCAACTACTAGGGATCCAACTGCATTTGCAAATGTAACACAACTTTCTAGTGTTTCACCTTTAAGTAGCGCAGTTAAAAATCCTGCTGCAAATCCATCTCCCGCCCCTACTGTATCTACTAACGCTTTTGGTTTAATAGCTGGAACTTCATATATATTTTTACCATCTGAACCTATTGCTCCTTTAGCTCCTCTTTTAACAATAACTTTCTCTATTCCATAACCGTGAAAAGTTTCTATTGCCTTTTCTATATTAGTATCTTCTAATAATAGTTCTACTTCTTTATCTCCTATTAAGAGAATATCAACACTAGGTAAAATCCTTTGTATAAAATATTTTGCTTCTTCTTTTGTCCACATTTTCAATCTAATATTAGGATCAAAGGATACCTTTAAATTTAATTTCTTTGCTAATTTTACTGCTTCTATAAACACACTTTGATTATTTTTATTAATTGAAGGAAAAACTCCTGTTATATGAAGTATTTTTGCATTCTTAAAATATTCTTCATTCAAATCTTCTGGGTTCATTGTACTTGTTGGAGATTTCTCTCTATAATAAAATGACCTACTAGACCCATCAGATAAAACTTCTCTAAAATATACTGATGTTTGATATCCATCTACAAGCTTAACTTCTGATATATCAACATCTTCTCCTCTTATTGTCTTTAAAATATATTTTCCGAAATCATCGTTTCCTAGTCTACTTATCCATCCAGATTTTAATCCTAATCTTGAGCAACCAATTGCAACGTTCAATTCTGCTCCTCCTACTTTTCTTTCAAAAGTATTCGAAAATATTATTGGTCCTTTTTGTATAGGACACATTGCAATCATTCCATCTCCTATTGTAATTACATCCATTGAGCGTACACCTCTTTCACATGCCGAAATATTCCTTAGCATTGTTGTAACATATACCTTGAACAATATTTTTTAGTAATTTTATATTTTCTGGTACTTCCCCATTTTCAACCCATTCTCCAATTAGATTACAAGCTATTCTCCTAAAGTATTCATGTCTTGTATATGATAGGAAGCTTCTTGAGTCAGTCAACATTCCAACAAAATGGCCTAATAATCCCAAGTTAGCTAATGCTTTCATTTGCTCAATCATTCCATCTTTATTATCATTAAACCACCAAGCTGCACCAAATTGTATTTTCCCCGGAATTCCATCCCCTTGGAAGTTTCCTATCATAGTTCCTAAAACATAGTTATCCTTTGGATTTAATGTATATAAAATGGTCTTTGGAAGAGAATTTTCTCTTTCTAGTGAATCTAAAAGTCTAGAAAGGGGGTAAGCCATGCATTCATCATTTATGGAATCAAATCCAGTATCTGCTCCTAAACTTTCAATCATTTTTGTATTATTATTTCTAAGTGCTGCTATATGAAGTTGCATTGTCCATCCAAGCATATAATAGTGTTTAGCTACAAATCTAAATGTATAAGTCTTATATTTCTTTTCTTCTTCTATACTTATAGCTTTACCGTCTAGCACTTTTTTAAATATAGCTGTTGCCTCTTCTTTTGAAACTTCTGAATATACTACTGTATTGTTAAAGCCATGATCTGATATTCTACATCCAACTGAATGAAAAAACTTTATTCTTGATTCGAGTGCTAGTAAAAATTCATCATAGCAGTTAATGGTAACTTCAGATATTCTCTCCAGATTTTTTACCCATGAAACAAAGCCATCTGAACTTATTTCCATTCCCTTATCTGGTCTAAATGTTGGCAATACCTTTACATTAAAGCTTTTATCTTCCTTAATTTTTATATGATATTCCAATGTATCAATAGGATCATCTGTTGTACATAAAAATTCAACATTTGACTTTTCAATTAAATCTCTTACTCTAAAACCTTCTCCACTAAGTAATGCATTAGCTTTTTCCCAAATTAATGGAGCAGTATCTTCATCTAGAACATCATATATTCCAAAGAATCGTTGAAGTTCTAAGTGAGTCCAATGATAAAGAGGATTACCTATAGCCATAGGTATTGTTTTTGACCAAGCTAGGAATTTCTCATAATCACTTCCATCCCCTGTGATATATTTTTCATCTATACCATTACTTCTCATTGCTCTCCA is a window encoding:
- a CDS encoding sensor histidine kinase, producing the protein MLYTVATTLVQTYLIYAFSDKKINIKLNGIFAIIIVMLIKPSVMQFLADNLLSFIFVWFCNYIITYFCIGKNFRRNLELSFFVELITLMSYYMSSGIVLILDYKINIADIFNFNILLHPINYSFILIYLAILLAFGLFRRYIPLSFPDDNVKERNFNGIYIIILINILIKIINDLNINYGIKLIIFVSINFFILMFYIINNKLDIQNIKDELELNEKEKKIKELTLYIDTIEKLVEKYREFKHDYKNIVLGIGMDNLKENDLLDKLSREVVGDKSYDAFLNLKDINYIPLKSILSYYIMLSIKKDIEVSLITIGKIKECNISEMEFSRVMGIILENALEEVLKNEHKKLEIYVEAIDNNLNITVANTFKKQELNMDKIYDRGYSTKGENRGLGLYILKSIVDKNPKMNLNTFINEGMFTQDLYIFSAEEKLKGK
- a CDS encoding LytR/AlgR family response regulator transcription factor, giving the protein MNIIICEDRKEYIVKISQIAKLVFGERGLECNIKAFNIYEEAIKYIKSLKSYEDCLYILDIDLKQDKNGLMLGREIRNIDEYKGEMIYVTSYVHQMQSVFKYKLKILDFIDKGFDMENSIREALNTYIKIYKDKIENESLIFKVGGNVFIIKPSDIICIGTDKSKKKIIIYTINKEISVNLTLKEIQEELSNQFIQIHRSIIVNKEHIKMIEDVNEDLYVVLTGGIREIVSKRREKEIRSCFTQ
- a CDS encoding DUF956 family protein, with protein sequence MVESLNTKVDLVIEATAFTGFSDYGKLMIGDKGFEFYNSRDTRKFIQIPWEEVDYVIASVMFKGKWIPRYAIRTKKNGTYTFASKDAKKVLRTVRNYIDPEHMVSSLSFFDVVKRAVKSLFKKNK
- a CDS encoding PTS system mannose/fructose/sorbose family transporter subunit IID, coding for MAKDLKLTKKDRISVWWRSAFLQGSWNYERMQNGGWAFAMIPAIKRLYKTKEERTAALERHLEFFNTHPYVASPVIGVTLALEEERANGAPIDNATIQGVKVGMMGPLAGIGDPVFWFTVRPILGALAASLAISGNIIGPFIFFFAWNIIRMAFMWYTQEFGYKAGSRISEDLTGGLLQDITKGASILGMFILGSLVNRWVSVRFAPVVSSVKLSDGAFIDWSKLPDGAAGIQQALLQQGSGMALTDTKVTTLQGNLDSLIPGLAGLIITLICMWLLKKKVSPIVMILGLFVIGIVFHLIGLM
- a CDS encoding PTS mannose/fructose/sorbose transporter subunit IIC: MTLNIIQIILVIIVAFLAGVEGILDEFQFHQPIIACTLIGLATGNLLPCLILGGTLQMIALGWANIGAAVAPDAALASVASAIILVLGGQGKEGVASAIAIAVPLAVAGLLLTIICRTIATAFVHFMDAAAKEGNIRAVEMWQIAAICLQGVRIAIPAGLILAIGADPIRSLLDAMPTWLTGGLAIGGGMVVAVGYAMVINMMATKEVWPFFAVGFVLATVSQITLIGLGALGVALALLYLALSKQGGNGGSSNTGDPLGDLIDRY
- a CDS encoding mannose/fructose/sorbose PTS transporter subunit IIA; the encoded protein is MVGIILASHGEFAKGILQSGTMIFGEQENVKAITLMPSEGPDDLKAKMKEAIASFDKQDEVLFLVDLWGGTPFNQANSLFEEHKDKWAIVAGLNLPMLIEAYGLRLSNESAHEIAASILKSAKEGIKVKPETLEPVTGGTSQASAQQSNAGAPGSFEYVLARIDSRLLHGQVATAWTKAMQPTRIIVVSDDVARDKLRKNLITQAAPPGVKAHVVPVDHMIKLAKDDQHFGGQRAMLLFENPEDVLRAVEGGVPLKTINVGSMAHSLGKVQPNKVLAFNQVDIDTFNKLKKAGLNFDVRKVPNDSKGNMDEILKKAQEELAKLK
- a CDS encoding DUF2249 domain-containing protein, yielding MSRFKAQVDARIYPPREKHVVIFDTFNNLVSGEEMELLNDHDPRPLHYQFLAEYTEQFEWEYLEQGPEVWRVAIKKK
- a CDS encoding ABC-F family ATP-binding cassette domain-containing protein gives rise to the protein MIKVDNLSYSFPQKDLFNNISFTLEDGNHCAFIGTNGSGKSTLIDIIMYPEKYMFDGSLELSPNCRIGYVSQFSHLDNIEEITVFDYIAEDFIKLQNEITSICTEMETSSDIDTLLEKYQQTLDAFDAINGADYENNINKSLNLANLIKYKDLMISELSGGQFKLIQVIKEMLNSPDLMIMDEPDVFLDFDNLKALKDLINSHKGTMLIITHSRYLLNHCFDKIIHLENMELQEYDGNFIDYNFSLLETKIELQELAASDNEEFERNEKLIKKLRDIATDNAEAFRGRTLRARVKYQERLEKRMIKAPFVDIKQPNIRLSTYNVPEEIVALKVKDYSISFDDLLLENVNFEIKSTDKIAIIGSNGTGKTTLLQEIYKNNHDSIEINENVKIAYLSQLQGKTLNESNTILEEFFDAGFKTYDDIKAHISNYGFEEEMINQKIGSLSGGEKNILQLAKISDSKTNMLLLDEPTSHLDTYSQIALEKAISNYQGAILMISHDFYSIVNCMDFVLIIEDKTIRKMNMRKFRKMIYAKHFSLDYLEIEQKKKLVEIRIESALKNTDFTLAKDLLEELEALIKLL
- a CDS encoding bifunctional 4-hydroxy-2-oxoglutarate aldolase/2-dehydro-3-deoxy-phosphogluconate aldolase; translated protein: MFEELYNILKEEKAVAVIRTNTYEEAKEISMAAIDGGMKIIEITMSVPNAPKLIKELKEAYKGTYVGAGTVLTKDAVDECIDNNADFIVSPCIDEEIISYASQRKALIIPGLMTMSEVNKAYKLGLRFIKLFPGSVVGKGFIGAAKSIFPDINIMPTGGVNKDNISEWIQAGADCGGIGSDLNKVYKSNGVVGVKEYCVKVMAKVK